A window of Mucilaginibacter robiniae genomic DNA:
CTAACTACAAGTTTGAAGACAACGGTCCTCAAGGAAACATCAAAGTAGCGTTAAAGTATCACCCCGTAACCAAAGTATCCGCCATCCGCACATTAACCCGTGTGAGCAAACCAGGTTTGAGAAAGTATGCAGGCATGGACACTATGCCAAGAGTATTAAATGGTTTGGGTATCGCTATCGTGTCAACTTCAAAAGGAGTAATGACTGATAAAGAAGCCCGTCAGCAAAACATCGGTGGCGAAGTATTATGCTTCGTTTATTAATTGCAAGGAGGAAATTAAAGAAATGTCAAGAGTAGGAAAAGCCCCCATTACTATCCCTGCCGGCGTTACTATTGCTGTAAATGATGGCAATGTAGTAACCGTAAAAGGCCCTAAAGGTCAATTAGAGCAGGTGGTAGACGGTGATATCACTGTATCACAAGAAGACGGCGTATTGACGCTGAGCCGTCCAACAGATCAAAAACGTCATAAAGCATTACATGGTTTGTACCGTGCATTAATCAACAACATGGTTACTGGTGTAACTACTGGTTACAAACTGGAACAAGAGTTGGTTGGTGTAGGTTACCGTGCTACCAATACCGGTAATACGCTAGATTTAGTGTTGGGTTATTCTCACCACTATGTATTCGAGTTGCCAAATGAAATTAAAGTATCCACTACTGCTGAAAAAGGTAAAAACCCAACCATCATTCTAGAGTCAATCGACAAACAACTGATCGGCCAGGTTGCTGCCAAAATCCGTTCACTGCGTGCTCCAGAGCCTTACAAAGGTAAAGGTATCAAGTTTGTTGGCGAGGTATTAAGAAGAAAAGCAGGTAAATCAGCATCTAAAAAATAATCGTCATGACAGGTAAATTATCAAGAAGAGACAGAATTAAAAAAGGAATCAGAAAACGTATTTCAGGTTCTGCAGAACGTCCGCGCTTGTCAGTGTACAGAAGCAACAAAGGCATCTATGCACAAATTATTGACGATGTTGCTGGTAAAACTATCGTTTCAGCATCTTCAGCTTCAAAAGATTTTCAAGCTGAAGGTACTAAAGGCGAACAATCAGTAGCCGTTGGTAAACTGATTGCTGAAAAAGCAAAAGCTGCCGGTATCACTTCCGTAGTTTTTGACAGAAATGGATACTTGTATCATGGCCGTGTTAAACAACTGGCCGAAGGTGCACGTGAAGGTGGATTAAACTTTTAACCGAAACAAGTAATGTCAACATTAAATATAAAGAGAGTTAAAACCAGCGAGATTGAATTAAAAGATCGCTTGGTAAGCATACAACGTGTTGCCAAGGTAACCAAAGGTGGCCGTACTTTCAGCTTTTCAGCCATTGTTGTGGTTGGTGATGAAAACGGTGTAGTAGGTTATGGCTTAGGCAAAGCAAAAGAGGTTACTGAAGCAATTGCTAAAGGTATCGATGATGCTAAAAAGAACCTGGTAAAAGTGCCTATCATCAATGGTA
This region includes:
- the rpsH gene encoding 30S ribosomal protein S8 produces the protein MNTDPIADYLTRVRNAIKANQRVVEIPASNLKKEITKVLFDKGYIANYKFEDNGPQGNIKVALKYHPVTKVSAIRTLTRVSKPGLRKYAGMDTMPRVLNGLGIAIVSTSKGVMTDKEARQQNIGGEVLCFVY
- the rplF gene encoding 50S ribosomal protein L6 is translated as MSRVGKAPITIPAGVTIAVNDGNVVTVKGPKGQLEQVVDGDITVSQEDGVLTLSRPTDQKRHKALHGLYRALINNMVTGVTTGYKLEQELVGVGYRATNTGNTLDLVLGYSHHYVFELPNEIKVSTTAEKGKNPTIILESIDKQLIGQVAAKIRSLRAPEPYKGKGIKFVGEVLRRKAGKSASKK
- the rplR gene encoding 50S ribosomal protein L18, with amino-acid sequence MTGKLSRRDRIKKGIRKRISGSAERPRLSVYRSNKGIYAQIIDDVAGKTIVSASSASKDFQAEGTKGEQSVAVGKLIAEKAKAAGITSVVFDRNGYLYHGRVKQLAEGAREGGLNF